A genomic region of Staphylococcus roterodami contains the following coding sequences:
- the racE gene encoding glutamate racemase gives MNKPIGVIDSGVGGLTVAKEIMRQLPNETIYYLGDIGRCPYGPRPGEQVKQYTVEIARKLMEFDIKMLVIACNTATAVALEYLQKTLSIPVIGVIEPGARTAIMTTRNQNVLVLGTEGTIKSEAYRTHIKRINPHVEVHGVACPGFVPLVEQMRYNDPTITSIVIHQTLKRWRNSKADTVILGCTHYPLLYKPIYDYFGGKKTVISSGLETAREVSALLTFSNEHASYTENPNHRFFATGDTTHITNIIKEWLNLSVNVERISVND, from the coding sequence ATGAATAAACCAATTGGTGTAATAGATTCTGGTGTTGGAGGTCTGACAGTTGCTAAAGAAATTATGCGTCAGCTACCAAATGAGACGATTTATTATTTAGGTGATATTGGGAGATGTCCATATGGACCTAGACCAGGAGAGCAAGTTAAACAGTATACAGTTGAAATTGCGCGTAAGTTGATGGAATTTGATATAAAAATGCTCGTCATTGCTTGTAACACTGCAACAGCTGTAGCTTTAGAATATTTACAAAAAACATTATCGATTCCTGTTATTGGTGTAATAGAACCAGGTGCTAGAACAGCGATTATGACAACTAGAAATCAAAATGTACTTGTATTAGGTACGGAAGGTACTATTAAGTCTGAAGCTTATCGTACACATATTAAACGTATCAATCCACATGTAGAGGTACATGGGGTAGCTTGTCCAGGTTTTGTGCCATTAGTAGAACAAATGCGATACAATGATCCGACGATTACGAGTATCGTCATTCATCAAACATTGAAACGATGGAGAAATAGTAAAGCAGATACGGTTATTTTAGGTTGTACACATTATCCTTTGCTGTATAAACCAATTTATGACTATTTTGGCGGTAAAAAGACCGTGATTTCATCTGGTTTAGAAACTGCACGTGAAGTAAGTGCCTTGTTAACCTTTAGTAATGAACATGCTAGTTATACTGAAAATCCTAACCATCGATTTTTTGCAACAGGTGATACTACTCACATTACTAACATTATAAAAGAATGGCTAAACTTATCAGTAAATGTTGAGCGCATTTCAGTGAATGATTAG
- a CDS encoding XTP/dITP diphosphatase — protein sequence MKDIVIASNNQGKINDFKVIFSEYNVIGISELIPDFDVEETGTTFEENAILKSEAAAQALNKTVIADDSGLEVFALNGEPGIYSARYAGENKSDEANIEKLLNKLGNHTDRRAQFVCVISMSGPDMETKVFKGTVSGEIADGKYGDNGFGYDPIFYVPELEKTMAQLSKEEKGQISHRRNAINLLQDYLAGDQHV from the coding sequence ATGAAAGATATTGTTATTGCATCTAATAATCAAGGGAAAATTAATGATTTTAAAGTGATTTTCTCGGAATATAACGTCATAGGAATTTCAGAATTGATTCCTGATTTCGATGTGGAAGAGACAGGTACAACATTTGAGGAAAATGCGATTTTAAAATCTGAAGCAGCTGCACAAGCTTTGAATAAAACTGTTATTGCTGATGATAGTGGATTAGAAGTGTTTGCCTTAAATGGTGAGCCAGGTATTTATTCTGCACGATATGCTGGTGAAAATAAAAGTGATGAAGCTAATATTGAAAAACTGCTAAATAAACTTGGCAATCATACTGATCGTCGGGCGCAATTTGTATGTGTTATTAGTATGAGTGGACCTGATATGGAAACTAAAGTATTTAAAGGTACTGTATCAGGAGAAATTGCTGATGGTAAATATGGTGATAACGGCTTTGGTTACGATCCTATATTCTATGTACCTGAATTAGAAAAAACAATGGCGCAACTTTCGAAAGAAGAAAAGGGACAAATTAGTCATAGACGAAACGCAATTAATTTATTGCAAGATTATCTTGCGGGTGATCAACATGTCTAA
- a CDS encoding metallophosphoesterase, which yields MSKWIVVSDNHTESGILYKIYEKHSDADVFLHLGDSEFEYNDTELSLFHRVKGNCDFYPEFENEAVIKCNDVKVFYTHGHLYQVNRTRALLAEKAHELGCLFAFYGHTHVAKYEFINGVHVINPGSISQSRSSMEETYAEIIVDDETKHGLINFKNRQYETVSHTTF from the coding sequence ATGTCTAAATGGATTGTTGTGAGTGATAATCATACTGAATCAGGTATTTTATATAAAATTTATGAAAAACATTCTGATGCAGACGTATTTTTACATTTAGGTGATTCAGAATTTGAGTACAATGACACTGAGTTAAGCCTATTTCATAGAGTAAAGGGGAATTGTGATTTTTACCCTGAGTTTGAAAATGAAGCTGTGATTAAATGTAATGATGTGAAAGTATTTTATACTCATGGACATTTATATCAGGTCAATCGTACTAGAGCATTATTAGCTGAAAAAGCACATGAGTTAGGTTGTTTGTTTGCATTTTATGGTCATACACATGTGGCAAAATATGAATTTATTAATGGTGTTCATGTCATAAATCCGGGAAGTATTTCTCAGTCAAGAAGTTCAATGGAAGAGACTTATGCCGAAATCATTGTTGATGATGAAACTAAGCATGGCTTGATTAATTTTAAAAATCGACAATATGAAACAGTAAGTCATACTACTTTTTAA
- the ecb gene encoding complement convertase inhibitor Ecb gives MKKNFIGKSILSVAAVSLTVSMFAGESHAQTKNVEAANKYNQYQTNFKKQVNKKVVDAQKAVNLFKRTRTVATHRKAQRAVNLIHFQHSYEKKKLQRQIDLVLKYNTLK, from the coding sequence ATGAAAAAGAATTTTATTGGGAAATCAATTTTAAGTGTGGCTGCTGTTAGTTTAACAGTATCAATGTTTGCTGGTGAATCTCATGCACAAACTAAAAACGTTGAAGCTGCTAACAAGTACAATCAATACCAAACAAACTTTAAAAAACAAGTAAATAAAAAAGTTGTGGATGCTCAAAAAGCAGTAAACTTATTCAAACGTACTAGAACTGTTGCGACACACCGTAAAGCACAAAGAGCTGTTAACTTAATTCATTTCCAACATAGCTATGAAAAGAAAAAATTACAAAGACAAATCGATTTAGTATTAAAATATAATACTTTAAAATAA
- a CDS encoding formyl peptide receptor-like 1 inhibitory protein (FLIPr; secreted protein that blocks the formyl peptide receptor-like 1 (FPRL1) found in neutrophils, monocytes, B cells, and NK cells; inhibits the binding of chemoattractants (such as formylated peptides) to FPRL1, which initiates the phagocyte mobilization towards the infection site) encodes MKKNITKTLIASTVIAVGLLTTAQSASAFAYEWKGLEIAKKEADQAKKDEERADKLIKAAEKDRTYTGKTVEDLYVIAKKLGKGNTIAVVRIIDGGDNGYYTFDITRPLEEHRKNIPVVANGEIDSITWY; translated from the coding sequence ATGAAAAAAAATATCACAAAAACTTTAATCGCTTCTACAGTTATCGCTGTAGGTCTTCTAACTACAGCACAAAGTGCAAGCGCCTTTGCTTATGAATGGAAAGGTTTAGAAATCGCTAAAAAGGAAGCTGATCAAGCTAAAAAAGATGAAGAACGTGCAGATAAATTAATTAAAGCTGCCGAGAAAGATAGAACTTATACAGGCAAAACAGTTGAAGATTTATATGTTATTGCTAAAAAGTTAGGTAAAGGTAATACAATAGCTGTAGTAAGAATTATAGACGGCGGTGATAACGGTTACTACACGTTTGATATCACTCGCCCATTAGAAGAACATAGAAAAAATATTCCTGTAGTGGCTAATGGTGAAATCGACTCTATTACTTGGTATTAA
- a CDS encoding complement inhibitor SCIN, with the protein MKLKKYILAGSLAMLLSSTAVATLDGNKAEASSKKDYLIQSEFHDKRIADELRTLLKKANPYDLAAGSLNRYYKRTIMMNELRAKAALKRNDFKSMAEAKVALERIYEEIDEIINR; encoded by the coding sequence ATGAAACTAAAAAAATATATATTAGCAGGATCATTAGCAATGTTGTTATCATCAACAGCTGTAGCAACTTTAGATGGAAATAAAGCAGAAGCAAGTAGTAAGAAAGATTATTTAATTCAAAGTGAGTTTCACGATAAAAGAATTGCAGATGAATTAAGAACATTACTGAAAAAAGCAAATCCTTATGATTTAGCTGCAGGCAGCTTAAACCGATACTACAAGCGTACGATTATGATGAATGAACTTAGAGCAAAAGCTGCACTTAAGAGAAATGATTTTAAATCAATGGCTGAAGCTAAAGTAGCATTAGAAAGAATCTATGAAGAAATTGATGAAATTATAAATAGATAA
- the hyl gene encoding alpha-hemolysin, which produces MKTRIVSSVTTTLLLGSILINPIANAADSDINIKTGTTDIGSNTTVKTGDLVTYDKENGMHKKIFYSFIDDKNHNKKLLVIRTKGTIAGQYRVYSEEGANKSGLAWPSAFKVQLQLPDNEVAQISDYYPRNSIDTKEYMSTLTYGFNGNVTGDDSGKIGGLIGANVSIGHTLKYVQPDFKTILESPTDKKVGWKVIFNNMMNQNWGPYDRDSWNPVYGNQLFMKTRNGSMKAAENFLDPNKASSLLSSGFSPDFATVITMDRKATKQQTNIDVIYERVRDDYQLHWTSTNWKGTNTKDKWVDRSSERYKIDWEKEEMTN; this is translated from the coding sequence ATGAAAACGCGTATAGTCAGCTCAGTAACTACAACACTATTACTAGGTTCCATATTAATAAATCCTATTGCTAATGCAGCAGATAGTGATATAAATATTAAAACTGGTACTACAGATATAGGAAGCAATACAACAGTTAAAACGGGTGATTTAGTCACTTATGATAAAGAAAATGGCATGCACAAAAAGATATTTTATAGTTTTATCGATGATAAAAATCACAATAAAAAATTATTAGTTATTAGAACGAAAGGTACCATTGCTGGTCAATATAGAGTTTATAGTGAAGAAGGCGCTAATAAAAGTGGTTTAGCATGGCCTTCAGCCTTTAAGGTACAGTTGCAACTACCAGATAATGAAGTAGCCCAAATCTCAGATTACTATCCAAGAAATTCAATTGACACAAAAGAGTATATGAGCACTTTAACTTATGGATTCAACGGTAATGTGACTGGTGATGATTCTGGCAAAATAGGCGGTCTTATCGGTGCAAATGTTTCAATTGGGCATACATTAAAATATGTTCAACCTGATTTTAAAACCATTTTAGAGAGTCCAACTGATAAAAAAGTTGGTTGGAAAGTTATATTCAACAATATGATGAATCAAAATTGGGGTCCATACGATAGAGATTCATGGAATCCAGTTTACGGCAATCAACTTTTCATGAAAACAAGAAATGGCTCTATGAAGGCAGCAGAAAATTTCCTTGATCCAAACAAAGCAAGCTCTTTACTATCTTCTGGATTCTCACCAGACTTCGCCACAGTCATAACAATGGATAGAAAAGCTACAAAACAGCAAACAAATATTGATGTTATATACGAACGTGTTCGTGATGACTATCAATTACATTGGACGTCAACAAACTGGAAAGGTACAAACACTAAAGATAAGTGGGTAGACCGTTCTTCTGAAAGATATAAAATAGATTGGGAAAAAGAGGAAATGACTAATTAA
- a CDS encoding superantigen-like protein SSL14, whose translation MKKNITKKIILSTALLLLGTTSTQLPKTPISFSSEAKAYDISPNETNINELIKYYTQPHLSLSGKWLWQKPNGTIHATLQTWVWYSHIRIHGPESWGNINKLRDKYVDIFGTKDEDTVEGYWTYDETFTGGVTPAATSSDKSYKLFVKYKDKKQSVIGGHEVYQGNKPVLTLKELDFRVRQTLIKNKNLYNGVHNKGQIKITGGGNDYTIDLSKKLKLTDTNRYVKNPQQAEIEVILEKSN comes from the coding sequence ATGAAAAAGAACATCACGAAAAAAATAATTTTATCAACAGCATTGTTACTTCTAGGAACTACTTCTACACAACTTCCTAAAACACCAATCAGTTTTTCATCTGAAGCAAAAGCTTACGATATCAGTCCAAATGAGACTAATATTAATGAATTAATCAAATATTACACACAACCTCATTTATCCTTATCTGGCAAATGGCTGTGGCAGAAACCTAATGGTACAATTCATGCAACACTTCAAACGTGGGTTTGGTACAGTCATATTCGTATTCACGGTCCTGAAAGTTGGGGCAACATTAATAAATTAAGAGATAAATACGTTGATATTTTTGGAACGAAAGATGAGGATACAGTGGAAGGTTATTGGACTTATGACGAAACATTTACTGGTGGTGTTACGCCAGCAGCAACATCTTCTGACAAATCTTACAAACTTTTTGTGAAATATAAAGACAAAAAACAATCTGTTATCGGCGGACATGAAGTTTATCAAGGTAATAAACCAGTGTTAACGTTAAAAGAGCTTGATTTTCGTGTTCGTCAAACATTAATTAAAAACAAAAATTTATATAACGGTGTACACAATAAAGGTCAAATCAAAATCACTGGTGGAGGTAATGACTACACAATTGATTTAAGTAAAAAATTAAAATTAACTGATACAAATAGATATGTTAAAAATCCTCAACAAGCAGAAATCGAAGTGATCCTCGAAAAATCTAATTAA
- the argF gene encoding ornithine carbamoyltransferase: MKNLRNRSFLTLLDFSRQEVEFLLTLSEDLKRAKYIGTEKPMLKNKNIALLFEKDSTRTRCAFEVAAHDQGANVTYLGPTGSQMGKKETTKDTARVLGGMYDGIEYRGFSQRTVETLAEYSGVPVWNGLTDEDHPTQVLADFLTAKEVLKKDYADINFTYVGDGRNNVANALMQGAAIMGMNFHLVCPKELNPTDELLNRCEQIASENGGNILITDDIEQGVKGSDVIYTDVWVSMGEPDEVWKERLELLKPYQVNKEMMDKTGNPNVIFEHCLPSFHNADTKIGQQIFEKYGIREMEVTDEVFESKASVVFQEAENRMHTIKAVMVATLGEF; the protein is encoded by the coding sequence ATGAAAAATTTACGAAACAGAAGTTTTTTAACTTTATTAGACTTTTCACGACAAGAGGTAGAATTCTTATTAACACTCTCCGAGGATTTAAAGCGTGCTAAATATATTGGCACTGAAAAGCCTATGTTAAAAAATAAAAATATTGCACTGTTATTTGAAAAGGATTCTACGAGAACGCGATGTGCATTTGAAGTTGCAGCGCATGATCAAGGTGCTAATGTAACTTATTTAGGTCCTACAGGTTCACAAATGGGTAAAAAAGAAACAACTAAAGATACTGCACGTGTACTTGGTGGCATGTATGATGGCATAGAATACCGTGGTTTTTCGCAAAGAACTGTAGAAACTTTAGCTGAATATTCAGGTGTACCAGTATGGAATGGTTTAACAGATGAAGATCATCCAACCCAAGTGTTAGCAGATTTCTTAACTGCAAAAGAAGTTTTGAAAAAAGATTATGCAGATATTAACTTTACTTATGTTGGAGATGGACGTAATAACGTAGCAAATGCTCTAATGCAAGGTGCAGCAATTATGGGGATGAATTTCCATTTAGTTTGTCCTAAAGAATTAAATCCAACTGATGAATTATTAAACCGATGTGAACAAATTGCTTCTGAAAATGGTGGCAACATATTAATTACAGATGATATTGAGCAAGGCGTGAAAGGTTCAGATGTCATATACACTGATGTTTGGGTATCAATGGGTGAACCTGATGAAGTGTGGAAAGAACGACTTGAATTATTGAAACCATATCAAGTTAATAAGGAAATGATGGATAAAACAGGTAATCCTAATGTGATATTTGAACATTGCTTACCATCATTCCATAATGCGGATACAAAAATTGGACAACAAATTTTTGAAAAATATGGTATTCGTGAAATGGAAGTCACAGATGAAGTATTCGAAAGTAAAGCTTCTGTTGTATTCCAAGAAGCAGAGAACAGAATGCATACGATAAAAGCAGTTATGGTTGCTACATTAGGTGAATTTTAA
- the arcC gene encoding carbamate kinase — protein MAKIVVALGGNALGKSPQEQLELVKNTAKSLVGLITKGHEIVISHGNGPQVGSINLGLNYAAEHKQGPAFPFAECGAMSQAYIGFQLQESLQNELHSIGIDKQVVTLVTQVEVDEHDPAFNNPSKPIGLFYNKDEAEQIHNEKGYQFVEDAGRGYRRVVPSPQPISIIELESIKTLIKNDTLVIAAGGGGIPVIREQHDGFKGIDAVIDKDKTSALLGANIQCDQLIILTAIDYVYINFNSENQQPLKVTNVNELKRYIDENQFAKGSMLPKIEAAISFIENNPNGSVLITSLNELDAALEGKIGTVIKK, from the coding sequence ATGGCGAAGATTGTAGTTGCACTAGGTGGTAATGCTTTAGGAAAATCACCACAAGAACAACTTGAGCTTGTTAAAAATACTGCGAAATCACTAGTAGGATTAATAACTAAAGGTCATGAAATTGTTATAAGTCATGGTAATGGACCACAAGTTGGTAGTATAAATTTGGGACTTAATTATGCTGCAGAACATAAGCAAGGTCCCGCATTCCCATTTGCTGAGTGTGGGGCGATGAGCCAAGCATATATTGGTTTTCAGTTACAAGAAAGTTTGCAAAATGAACTTCATTCAATTGGCATAGATAAACAAGTTGTAACACTTGTAACACAAGTAGAAGTAGATGAACATGATCCGGCATTTAATAATCCATCAAAACCAATTGGACTTTTTTATAATAAAGATGAAGCTGAGCAAATTCATAATGAAAAAGGGTATCAATTTGTTGAAGATGCTGGAAGAGGGTATAGAAGGGTTGTACCATCACCACAACCAATTTCTATAATTGAATTAGAAAGTATTAAAACGCTTATTAAAAATGATACACTCGTAATTGCTGCTGGTGGCGGTGGTATACCAGTTATAAGAGAACAGCATGATGGCTTTAAAGGCATAGATGCGGTTATTGATAAAGATAAAACAAGTGCACTTTTAGGTGCTAATATTCAATGTGATCAATTGATTATATTAACAGCAATTGATTACGTATATATTAATTTTAACAGTGAAAATCAACAACCATTGAAGGTTACAAATGTTAATGAATTAAAACGCTATATAGATGAAAATCAATTTGCAAAAGGAAGTATGTTACCAAAAATTGAAGCGGCAATTTCATTTATTGAAAATAATCCCAACGGTAGTGTTCTTATTACTTCATTAAATGAATTAGATGCTGCGTTAGAAGGTAAGATAGGTACAGTGATTAAAAAATAA
- a CDS encoding YfcC family protein — MENAINESEKKKRFKLRMPGAFMILFILTVIAVMATWIIPAGAYSKLSYEPSSQELKIVNPHNQVKKVPGTQKELDKMGVKIKIEQFKSGAINKPVSIPNTYERLKQHPAGPEKITSSMVEGTIEAVDIMVFILVLGGLIGVVQASGSFESGLLALTKKTKGHEFMLIVFVSILMIIGGTLCGIEEEAVAFYPILVPIFIALGYDSIVSVGAIFLASSVGSTFSTINPFSVVIASNAAGTTFTDGLYWRVGACIVGAIFVISYLYWYCKKIKRDPKASYAYADKEAFEKQWSVLKDDDSAQFTTRKKIILTLFVLPFPIMVWGVMTQGWWFPVMASAFLIFTIIIMFIAGTGKFGLGEKGTVDAFVNGASSLVGVSLIIGLARGINLVLNEGMISDTILHFSSSLVQHMSGPLFIIVLLFIFFCLGFIVPSSSGLAVLSMPIFAPLADTVGIPRFVIVTTYQFGQYAMLFLAPTGLVMATLQMLNMRYSHWFRFVWPVVAFVLIFGGGLLITQVLIYS; from the coding sequence GTGGAAAATGCAATTAATGAAAGTGAAAAGAAAAAACGATTTAAACTAAGAATGCCAGGTGCATTTATGATTTTATTTATTTTAACAGTCATTGCAGTAATGGCAACTTGGATTATTCCTGCAGGTGCATATTCTAAACTTTCTTACGAACCTTCATCCCAAGAACTGAAAATTGTAAATCCTCATAATCAAGTTAAAAAAGTACCTGGTACACAAAAGGAACTTGATAAAATGGGTGTTAAAATTAAAATCGAACAGTTTAAATCTGGTGCAATTAATAAACCTGTTTCTATACCAAATACGTATGAACGATTAAAGCAACATCCAGCTGGGCCTGAAAAAATAACGAGTAGTATGGTCGAAGGAACAATAGAAGCGGTAGACATCATGGTGTTTATACTTGTTTTGGGTGGACTTATAGGTGTTGTGCAAGCCAGTGGTTCTTTTGAATCGGGGTTGTTAGCCTTAACAAAGAAAACAAAAGGGCATGAATTTATGCTGATAGTGTTTGTCTCTATTTTAATGATTATTGGCGGTACGCTATGTGGTATTGAAGAAGAAGCTGTTGCTTTTTATCCAATTTTAGTACCTATATTTATAGCTTTAGGATATGATTCTATTGTCTCCGTTGGTGCCATATTCCTTGCTAGTTCTGTTGGTAGTACTTTTTCAACAATAAATCCATTTTCAGTTGTCATAGCATCAAATGCAGCTGGTACAACTTTTACAGATGGTTTGTATTGGAGAGTTGGTGCCTGTATTGTCGGCGCTATCTTTGTAATCAGTTATTTATATTGGTACTGCAAAAAAATTAAACGAGATCCAAAGGCGTCTTATGCTTATGCGGACAAGGAAGCATTTGAAAAGCAATGGTCTGTATTAAAAGATGACGATAGCGCGCAATTTACTACACGTAAAAAGATAATACTTACATTATTTGTATTGCCATTTCCAATTATGGTTTGGGGTGTCATGACCCAAGGTTGGTGGTTCCCAGTTATGGCATCAGCATTTTTAATTTTTACAATTATTATTATGTTTATTGCTGGAACTGGTAAATTTGGTTTAGGAGAAAAAGGAACGGTTGATGCCTTTGTTAATGGTGCATCAAGTTTAGTTGGTGTTTCTTTAATCATTGGTTTAGCTAGGGGTATTAACTTAGTGTTGAATGAAGGTATGATTTCAGATACGATCTTACATTTTTCATCGTCTTTAGTTCAACATATGAGTGGACCGTTATTTATCATTGTATTACTATTTATTTTCTTCTGTTTAGGATTTATCGTACCTTCTTCATCAGGATTAGCGGTATTATCAATGCCTATTTTTGCACCATTGGCTGATACTGTCGGTATACCAAGATTCGTCATCGTAACGACGTATCAATTTGGTCAATATGCGATGTTATTCTTAGCGCCAACTGGACTTGTTATGGCGACATTACAAATGTTAAACATGCGATATTCCCATTGGTTCCGATTCGTATGGCCAGTAGTCGCATTTGTATTAATTTTCGGTGGTGGATTACTAATTACGCAAGTACTTATTTATTCATAA